The bacterium genome includes a window with the following:
- a CDS encoding right-handed parallel beta-helix repeat-containing protein produces MFATLRLIALAGAATALVILGCSDPESNPIVPPSPFREGIRLESPTSDVTLAPQDKPYLIDTNYVIPQGVTVTVQPGTEIMVAGLFWIDVQGKIVAQGTAGSPIIFTSAHTSPDLGQWRGFKLHNQAEGSEFRHCIFTYGAYFDSDTLTPIGRDAQNYKGMLAINNSSPTIEHCIVTQNQNNAVFITNSASRPVIRYNIFTRNDASGVRADSSVFPQDLDISYNCISDNSAPAFIMTNDNPDTVAGTRRIFGDPTTVNVNLDSCDSHFNIDILPLFVDPAEDLQTRFANYELQSCSPCVDAGPVGTDPDPDGTRADMGAKPYAQAAGELRGRLETNLSAGVYRMSCDVVIPPGVTVVIGEGAKIEATGLFNFEVYGKLLVEGTANSPVELCACQTANQDFVGGLLFLDRGDEPSILRNFILNDFNRVTVNKAGVRFEDCEFNTGFLGGAQVATGTTALDSAVVFDECIFTDVGAWAVQVLSSSVIISNSRIFGSRGQGITMNNVGNGVQIFNTVVEACSVTTLSMEDFCSPLIVNNTFVGGGYYGIHMRQNCNPTLLNNIVAHCGRYGVFAEQSSLPFIDYCDIWNNGLRDTNPANYMPATLDVGASISQDPQFSDNAYRLAAASPCVNSGHPDSQYNDPDGSRNDIGAWGGPGAGAVGRGMIQRLMAQR; encoded by the coding sequence ATGTTCGCAACTTTGCGTTTGATCGCATTAGCCGGTGCAGCAACGGCGCTAGTGATACTGGGTTGTTCGGATCCCGAATCGAATCCGATTGTCCCGCCTTCACCGTTCAGGGAGGGGATTCGCCTGGAATCTCCGACCAGCGACGTGACTTTGGCGCCGCAAGACAAGCCGTATCTGATTGACACAAATTATGTTATTCCGCAAGGGGTAACGGTGACGGTGCAACCGGGCACGGAGATAATGGTGGCCGGGCTGTTCTGGATCGATGTTCAGGGGAAGATTGTCGCCCAAGGCACGGCGGGAAGCCCGATCATTTTCACGAGCGCGCACACGTCCCCAGACCTTGGGCAGTGGCGGGGCTTCAAGCTGCACAATCAGGCAGAAGGATCGGAGTTCCGTCATTGTATATTCACATATGGCGCGTACTTTGATAGTGATACACTGACTCCTATTGGCCGTGACGCGCAGAACTACAAGGGCATGCTGGCCATCAATAATAGCAGTCCGACGATTGAGCACTGCATAGTGACGCAGAATCAAAACAATGCGGTGTTCATTACGAACAGTGCGAGCCGCCCCGTCATTCGCTACAATATATTCACGCGAAATGACGCGTCCGGCGTGCGTGCCGACTCCAGCGTATTTCCGCAGGACTTGGATATCTCGTATAATTGTATCTCTGATAACAGCGCGCCGGCGTTTATTATGACGAACGACAATCCCGACACAGTAGCGGGAACGCGCCGCATATTTGGTGATCCGACGACGGTTAATGTGAATCTGGATTCGTGTGATTCGCACTTCAATATTGACATTCTGCCGTTGTTTGTCGATCCGGCGGAGGACCTACAGACCCGGTTTGCCAATTATGAGCTGCAATCGTGCTCGCCGTGCGTAGATGCAGGTCCAGTCGGAACAGATCCGGATCCGGACGGCACTCGCGCCGACATGGGAGCTAAACCCTATGCACAGGCGGCGGGTGAACTGCGCGGACGGCTTGAGACGAACTTGAGTGCAGGTGTGTATCGCATGTCGTGCGATGTCGTAATACCGCCGGGTGTAACGGTCGTCATCGGTGAGGGCGCAAAAATTGAGGCGACAGGACTGTTCAATTTTGAAGTATACGGCAAATTGCTGGTCGAGGGAACTGCGAACAGCCCCGTGGAGCTTTGTGCCTGTCAAACTGCGAATCAGGATTTCGTCGGCGGTTTGCTGTTTCTTGATCGTGGTGACGAGCCTTCGATCTTGAGAAATTTCATTCTGAACGACTTCAATCGCGTGACCGTCAATAAGGCAGGTGTCCGGTTCGAGGATTGTGAGTTCAACACGGGCTTCCTCGGCGGTGCGCAGGTGGCTACGGGCACGACCGCGCTCGATAGTGCGGTAGTGTTTGATGAGTGCATTTTTACAGACGTTGGTGCGTGGGCAGTACAGGTGCTATCGTCTTCCGTGATTATATCGAATTCAAGAATATTCGGTTCGCGTGGACAGGGCATCACCATGAACAACGTCGGAAACGGCGTACAAATATTCAATACCGTTGTCGAAGCCTGCTCCGTTACGACGCTGTCCATGGAGGATTTCTGCAGCCCGCTAATTGTGAACAACACGTTTGTGGGTGGCGGCTACTATGGAATTCACATGCGGCAGAACTGCAATCCGACGCTGCTAAACAATATCGTTGCGCACTGCGGACGTTATGGTGTATTCGCAGAGCAGTCGTCTTTGCCGTTTATTGACTATTGCGACATTTGGAACAACGGTTTGCGGGACACGAATCCGGCCAATTATATGCCGGCCACGTTGGATGTCGGTGCGAGTATCAGCCAGGATCCGCAGTTCTCGGACAATGCCTACAGGCTTGCCGCCGCCTCTCCTTGTGTGAATTCCGGACACCCGGATTCGCAGTACAATGATCCTGACGGTTCGCGAAATGACATCGGCGCATGGGGCGGCCCGGGCGCCGGTGCGGTTGGCCGGGGAATGATACAGCGCTTGATGGCGCAACGATAA
- a CDS encoding TonB-dependent receptor has translation MKRSLTTFLHIIVLFTLTAAAFAGTGKIAGTVIDANGDAVLFAAVQIVETQQGATAGVDGSYAILGVAPGDYSVRVTAVGYGPQLIKGVQVSSDLTTTLNFTLVEEAIQIGEQEIVYKKPPVELGTTGKQDRIGREEILMRGQSPVSIIAKQPGFKVDPDGGLHVRGGRDTEAKYVVDGQSKSDALYNSSKRLINTSALNVEEIEILTGGDASTGGYQSALIRVTTPEGKMDAYNGTIEYRTDRLFDTYSFDQDQADYAFSGPVPFVKELFNMKENKFSFFTSGTAKLTNTYTPYSIRRDPSDYLDFGFDLPERQSNDYSTFWKLTYRMDPARKFNFSYTREHSLWDIYPDGEASISGNYGWQYKYNVENRPFSRNIRDSYNLQYQHNVTQKTFYEVSVGRFKTATQVRPRGKNPDEFTLDTEVEDDRIFTQGGFGGGGGADVNQNGIPDGYRDANGDGEYNGEGEGYDDVNANGRWDRGEDWVDLNGNGVFDQAEPWVDRSNSQGENNPGVYDPWDPYVDVNGNGRWDDAEPQLAEQDWNGNGVWDGERFQDANDNGRYDGWGEGYDDRNANGSIDKKTNFEDADDTGEGLLDGDFVYDTGEPFIDSPDENGYFNGTWDAGEVWLDLPSGVSLGGGRLQPTRNGQYDGPNGQADDYELFCIPSSLGYGMDPRLPVIYTWANILEEFPAGEPEWLSMGFDQNFIPLYFHYIEGRSTWINRTLDDVEAPVYDIPNFFADDGEFFYDYNKNGVWDSNPDDFLNPGQWDEIAFWQDRLSVEYSGKFDITSQVNKAHELKSGIEIKYRDLQMQSIQGPDEPYDNEDFPLPEGSPYIGVGGTRDFYNHKPWEGSVYFQDKMEFEGLIVRAGLRSDFIIQGDGLLQQFQDQVDRNQPGALLAERGRYVIAPRLGISHPVSASSKLYFNYGHYYQTPSFQYFYRSATANISPNTEIGNPNLEYEKTVSYEVGVSTEFAENWVVDVAGYYRDVYNQIGTVEERIGPLTLNRYFNLGYARARGFEFSLDKKFSSMWALTANYDFSFAYGKESAAAEGLLDRLNGVPENRNEHPLDWDETHRVSAFLTMMVAKDQHPRVLGVTLPSNWLSTVEFSYGSGLPYTPSTYTTGQSANLILANSARKPATSTTDFRFDKFWEIGNGMKISTGFEIFNLFNRKNVRDIYSETGNAYDSSHEENQNEADDGNLGKDLDHNPRNYFPPRQVLLHLKLDF, from the coding sequence ATGAAGCGTAGTCTGACCACATTTTTACACATCATTGTCCTGTTTACACTGACGGCAGCGGCTTTCGCGGGAACAGGAAAGATTGCAGGTACCGTAATAGACGCCAACGGTGACGCAGTGTTGTTTGCGGCCGTGCAGATAGTCGAGACACAACAGGGCGCAACAGCGGGCGTTGACGGCTCGTATGCAATCCTTGGTGTCGCGCCGGGCGATTATTCAGTCAGGGTGACTGCCGTCGGTTACGGTCCGCAGCTCATCAAAGGAGTGCAAGTAAGCTCCGACTTGACGACAACGCTGAATTTCACGCTGGTCGAAGAGGCAATTCAGATTGGTGAGCAGGAGATTGTCTACAAGAAACCTCCGGTGGAATTGGGAACGACAGGCAAGCAGGACCGCATCGGACGAGAGGAAATCCTGATGCGCGGCCAGTCACCGGTTTCGATTATCGCCAAGCAACCGGGTTTCAAAGTTGACCCGGACGGCGGTCTGCACGTACGCGGCGGCCGTGATACGGAGGCGAAGTACGTTGTGGACGGTCAATCCAAGTCGGACGCGCTCTACAACAGTTCAAAGCGCTTGATCAATACGAGCGCGCTGAATGTAGAAGAAATCGAGATTCTGACGGGCGGTGACGCATCGACGGGCGGCTACCAGTCTGCTTTGATTCGCGTGACGACGCCGGAAGGCAAGATGGATGCCTACAATGGAACCATCGAGTACCGCACGGACCGTTTGTTCGACACTTACAGTTTCGACCAGGATCAGGCCGACTACGCATTTAGTGGACCTGTACCGTTTGTAAAAGAGCTGTTCAACATGAAGGAGAACAAGTTCAGCTTCTTCACATCGGGAACGGCGAAATTGACGAATACCTACACGCCATACAGTATCCGGCGAGACCCAAGCGATTACCTTGACTTCGGTTTTGACCTTCCGGAACGGCAGTCGAACGACTACTCGACTTTCTGGAAGCTGACGTACCGCATGGATCCGGCGCGCAAGTTCAACTTCTCATATACTCGCGAACACTCGCTCTGGGATATCTATCCGGACGGCGAAGCCTCGATATCTGGAAATTATGGCTGGCAGTACAAGTACAACGTGGAAAATCGTCCTTTTTCACGGAACATACGTGATTCGTACAACCTGCAGTATCAGCACAACGTGACGCAGAAGACGTTCTATGAAGTTTCTGTTGGACGCTTCAAGACTGCGACGCAGGTTCGGCCGCGGGGCAAGAATCCGGATGAATTCACTCTCGACACGGAAGTCGAAGACGACCGGATCTTCACACAAGGCGGATTTGGCGGCGGCGGCGGCGCGGACGTGAATCAGAACGGTATCCCTGACGGATATCGCGACGCGAACGGCGACGGCGAATATAACGGAGAAGGTGAAGGCTACGACGACGTCAACGCGAACGGTCGCTGGGATCGCGGTGAAGATTGGGTTGACTTGAACGGCAACGGCGTGTTTGATCAAGCCGAACCATGGGTTGACCGTTCGAATTCACAGGGTGAGAACAATCCTGGTGTTTATGATCCGTGGGATCCCTACGTGGATGTCAACGGCAACGGCCGCTGGGATGATGCAGAGCCTCAGCTTGCCGAGCAGGATTGGAACGGCAACGGAGTGTGGGACGGAGAGCGGTTTCAGGACGCCAACGACAACGGCCGCTATGACGGTTGGGGCGAAGGCTATGATGACCGCAATGCCAACGGTTCGATTGACAAGAAGACGAATTTCGAAGACGCCGACGACACCGGCGAAGGATTGTTGGACGGGGACTTCGTCTATGACACAGGTGAGCCGTTCATTGATTCGCCGGACGAAAACGGTTATTTCAATGGGACATGGGATGCAGGTGAAGTTTGGCTTGATTTGCCCAGCGGTGTTTCTCTGGGCGGCGGTCGTCTGCAGCCAACGCGAAACGGACAGTATGACGGACCGAACGGGCAAGCCGACGACTACGAGCTCTTCTGTATTCCGTCTTCCTTGGGATACGGCATGGATCCCCGCTTGCCGGTAATTTATACCTGGGCAAACATTCTGGAGGAGTTTCCGGCCGGTGAACCCGAATGGCTCAGCATGGGATTTGACCAGAACTTTATTCCTCTTTACTTCCATTATATCGAAGGCCGTTCTACGTGGATCAACCGCACGTTGGACGATGTTGAGGCACCGGTCTATGATATTCCGAATTTCTTTGCGGACGACGGAGAGTTCTTCTACGATTACAACAAGAACGGCGTGTGGGATTCGAATCCCGATGACTTCCTGAATCCGGGTCAGTGGGACGAAATCGCATTCTGGCAGGACCGTTTGTCTGTCGAGTATTCGGGCAAATTTGACATCACGAGCCAAGTGAACAAGGCGCACGAGTTGAAGTCGGGTATTGAAATCAAGTACCGCGACTTGCAGATGCAGTCCATTCAGGGTCCGGACGAGCCGTACGACAACGAGGATTTCCCGCTGCCGGAAGGTTCACCGTATATTGGGGTCGGCGGCACACGTGACTTCTACAATCACAAGCCGTGGGAAGGTTCGGTTTACTTCCAGGACAAAATGGAGTTCGAGGGCTTGATCGTTCGCGCGGGCTTACGGTCGGACTTTATTATACAGGGCGACGGCCTGCTGCAGCAATTCCAGGATCAGGTTGATCGCAACCAGCCGGGAGCACTGCTGGCGGAGCGCGGGCGGTATGTGATTGCGCCGCGTTTGGGTATCTCGCATCCCGTGTCGGCGTCGTCTAAATTGTATTTCAACTACGGGCACTACTATCAGACGCCTTCGTTCCAGTACTTCTACCGCAGTGCAACGGCGAACATCTCCCCGAACACAGAAATTGGAAATCCGAATCTCGAGTACGAGAAGACGGTGTCCTATGAAGTCGGTGTGAGCACGGAGTTCGCCGAGAATTGGGTGGTTGATGTGGCTGGCTACTACCGTGACGTTTACAATCAGATTGGAACAGTGGAGGAGCGCATCGGACCGTTGACTCTGAACCGCTACTTCAATCTTGGTTATGCCCGGGCACGCGGATTTGAGTTCTCACTGGACAAGAAATTCAGCAGCATGTGGGCACTGACGGCAAACTACGACTTTTCATTCGCCTACGGCAAAGAGTCTGCGGCGGCGGAAGGATTGCTGGACCGTTTGAATGGTGTGCCGGAGAACCGCAACGAGCATCCGCTGGATTGGGATGAGACGCACCGAGTGTCAGCATTTTTGACGATGATGGTTGCGAAGGATCAGCACCCGCGCGTGCTGGGTGTAACGCTGCCTTCAAACTGGCTATCGACTGTGGAGTTCTCGTACGGCTCAGGTTTGCCGTACACGCCGTCAACTTATACAACGGGACAGAGCGCGAACTTGATCCTTGCCAATTCGGCACGCAAGCCGGCAACTTCAACGACGGATTTCCGGTTCGACAAGTTCTGGGAAATCGGCAACGGAATGAAGATTTCGACGGGCTTTGAGATATTCAATTTGTTCAATCGCAAGAATGTCAGGGACATTTATTCGGAGACGGGAAATGCGTACGACTCGTCACATGAGGAGAATCAGAACGAGGCGGACGACGGCAACTTGGGCAAGGACTTGGATCACAATCCGCGGAACTACTTCCCGCCGCGACAAGTGCTGCTGCACTTGAAGTTGGATTTCTAA